In Cololabis saira isolate AMF1-May2022 chromosome 10, fColSai1.1, whole genome shotgun sequence, a single window of DNA contains:
- the LOC133452601 gene encoding integrin alpha-6-like isoform X1, giving the protein MEGCITCGLWLLTFLLGCERLQAFNLDTDNVLRKSGEQGSLFGFSLAMHRQLEPEDKIMLLVGAPRAKALSGQKAKVTGGLFNCDMSSTSTDCSRVNFDNDEDLTRESKENQWMGVTVNSQGPGGKIVTCAHRYQRRTAVNTRTESRDIIGRCYVLSQDLTIDADSGEDGGSWHFCDSRPRGHEMFGSCQQGLSATFDKDYHYFIFGAPGAYNWKGIVRLEQKNNTLLEMGIYDDGPFEAGDENEKNPDLIPAPANSYLGKTFHLPCDTKDVCPGSASPPPMLPVILLSFLAGFSLDSGTRLTKKGQLTVVAGAPRANHSGAVVLMKKGDEASNILLGEYTLEGEGLASSFGYDLAVLDLNGDGWEDIVVGAPQYFEKDGEIGGAVYVYVNKAGKWDKVKPTRIDGPQDSMFGLAVENLGDINQDGYHDFAVGAPYEGSGTGNVHIYHGSATGLSSKKASQVLSGQSLGSRLFGYSLAGNMDLDKNSYPDLAVGSLSDSVFVYKARPVMNIKKEIKFTPTQIDLTKKNCGNTFCLTVEACFTYTASSKNYASRLAVAFSLEADADNRKNGLLPRATFTDPSESDNNYESKGTINLDVQGKKKCVKRQLAIQENIRDKLRGIPIDVSVDIQDGTRKRRQSTPSKLSPVLNAYENRTTREEVHFVKEGCGKDNLCQSNLQVKYRYGRRTTDSDTFTPLKLEGGVPVVSLSDQKDIALEVTVNNRGGDDAHEAYVTVLLPSSLTYSAYRVAPNNLAVTCIANKDGSKADCELGNPFKRDSETTFYIILGTAGIALNTTELEIELQLITTSSQSDLPPVKAKAKVAIMLQLSLTGQAQPSQVYFSGHSKDEKSIKTESDIGSAITYKFRIINLGKRLTDFGTATLEIDWPKKMAEDGWLLYLMKINSTGVGQIECTPKNEMNPLKKEPVNTRMRRAVENTQEGKEGTISRLIENKKFKTLTCEDGASCVRIKCPLGGLDSNAVITLYSRLWNNTFTKEYSDLHHVEVIVKASLHVDTTTKNTVLQNAETQVRLTVFPERRAAQYAGVPWWIIVLSILFGLLLLALLAFLLWKCGFFKHAKYEDKVPSYNAVRIRREERVKSPGNGNWENLEKKPWMTTWHDNEHYS; this is encoded by the exons ATGGAGGGCTGTATCACCTGTGGACTGTGGCTGCTCACCTTCCTGCTGGGCTGTGAGCGGCTGCAGGCTTTCAACCTGGACACCGACAATGTGCTGCGGAAGAGCGGGGAGCAGGGCAGCCTGTTCGGCTTCTCCCTGGCCATGCACCGGCAACTAGAGCCGGAGGACAAGATCAT gctGCTGGTTGGTGCGCCGCGAGCAAAAGCCTTAAGCGGTCAAAAAGCTAAAGTGACGGGAGGACTCTTCAACTGTGACATGAGCTCCACTTCCACTGACTGCTCAAGAGTCAACTTTGACAATGATG AGGATTTAACCAGAGAAAGCAAAGAAAATCAGTGGATGGGGGTGACGGTCAACAGCCAGGGGCCAGGAGGCAAGATTGTG ACGTGTGCCCATCGCTACCAGCGGCGCACCGCCGTAAACACGCGAACTGAATCCCGTGACATCATCGGCCGCTGCTACGTGCTGAGTCAGGACCTAACAATCGACGCGGACTCgggtgaggatggaggaagcTGGCATTTTTGTGACAGCCGGCCCAGAGGCCACGAGATGTTCGGATCCTGCCAGCAGGGCCTCTCTgctacatttgacaaggactaCCACTACTTCATCTTCGGGGCTCCCGGAGCTTACAACTGGAAAG GCATAGTACGCTTAGAACAAAAGAACAACACGCTCTTGGAGATGGGCATCTATGACGATGGGCCTTTCGAAGCAGGAGATGAGAACGAGAAGAACCCAGACCTGATCCCCGCTCCTGCCAACAGCTACCTCGGTAAAACATTTCATCTTCCTTGTGACACCAAAgacgtgtgtcctggttctgctTCTCCTCCGCCGATGCTACCAGtgattcttctttcttttcttgcagGCTTCTCTCTGGACTCAGGGACGAGACTGACTAAGAAAGGTCAGTTGACGGTGGTGGCGGGAGCTCCCAGAGCGAACCATAGCGGAGCGGTGGTGCTGATGAAGAAAGGCGACGAGGCAAGTAACATCTTGCTGGGGGAGTACACCCTGGAAGGGGAAGGTCTGGCCTCGTCTTTCGGCTATGATCTGGCGGTGTTGGATCTCAACGGAGACGG ATGGGAGGACATTGTGGTGGGAGCACCTCAGTACTTTGAGAAAGACGGAGAAATTGGAGGAGCTGTGTACGTTTACGTCAACAAGGCTGGAAAGTGGGACAAAGTGAAACCCACCAGGATTGACGGTCCGCAGGACTCTATGTTTGGCCTGGCTGTGGAGAACCTAGGAGATATCAATCAGGATGGTTACCATG ATTTTGCAGTTGGAGCTCCTTATGAAGGCAGTGGGACAGGGAATGTCCACATTTACCATGGATCAGCGACAGGACTCAGCTCTAAAAAAGCTTCACAG GTGCTGTCGGGCCAGTCTTTAGGAAGCCGGCTGTTTGGTTACTCTTTGGCTGGCAACATGGACCTGGATAAGAACTCTTACCCAGACCTGGCTGTCGGATCTCTCTCAGACTCTGTATTTGTCTACAA GGCCCGACCGGTTATGAACATCAAGAAGGAAATCAAGTTCACTCCCACTCAGATTGACCTCACGAAGAAAAACTGTGGCAACACTTTCTG CTTGACAGTTGAAGCCTGTTTCACCTACACTGCCAGCTCCAAGAACTATGCTTCCAGACTGG CGGTGGCGTTTTCCCTTGAGGCCGACGCCGACAACAGGAAAAATGGTCTCTTACCCAGGGCAACTTTCACAGACCCTTCTGAGTCCGATAACAATTATGAGTCCAAGGGGACCATCAACTTGGATGTCCAAGGGAAAAAGAAGTGTGTTAAACGTCAACTTGCCATACAG GAAAATATTCGCGACAAGCTTCGTGGGATTCCCATTGATGTGAGCGTGGATATCCAGGATGGCACACGCAAACGTAGACAGAGCACGCCTTCTAAACTCTCACCTGTGCTGAATGCCTATGAAAACAGGACAACCCGAGAGGAG GTGCACTTTGTGAAAGAGGGTTGTGGAAAGGACAACTTGTGTCAGAGCAACCTCCAGGTGAAATATCGCTACGGCCGCAGGACAACCGACAGCGATACTTTTACTCCATTAAAACT GGAGGGTGGTGTGCCGGTGGTCTCGCTCAGCGATCAAAAGGACATCGCCTTGGAGGTCACAGTGAACAATCGAGGCGGAGATGATGCACACGAAGCCTATGTGACTGTCCTCTTACCAAGCTCCCTCACCTACTCAGCTTACCGCGTTGCACCGAAT AATCTCGCAGTAACCTGCATAGCCAATAAAGATGGCTCGAAGGCTGATTGTGAGCTTGGAAACCCTTTCAAACGTGACTCAGAG ACGACCTTTTACATTATTTTGGGCACAGCTGGCATCGCTCTCAACACCACTGAACTTGAGATTGAGCTTCAGTTAATCAC GACAAGCAGCCAGTCCGATCTACCTCCTGTCAAAGCAAAGGCTAAAGTGGCCATCATGTTGCAATTGTCTCTAACAGG ACAAGCCCAGCCGTCCCAGGTCTACTTTTCAGGGCACAGTAAAGATGAGAAGTCCATCAAGACGGAAAGTGACATCGGCAGCGCCATCACGTACAAGTTCAGA ATCATCAACCTGGGAAAACGCTTAACAGATTTTGGCACCGCCACCCTTGAAATAGACTGGCCCAAGAAGATGGCAGAGGATGGGTGGCTGCTCTACCTGATGAAGATCAACTCCACGGGAGTGGGGCAGATAGAGTGCACTcctaagaatgagatgaaccctCTTAAAAAG GAACCAGTGAACACCAGAATGAGGAGAGCGGTAGAAAACACCCAGGAAGGAAAAGAGGGCACTATTTCACGCTTAATTGAGaacaaaaaattcaaaactctG ACTTGTGAGGATGGGGCATCGTGTGTGAGGATAAAGTGCCCTCTGGGGGGCCTGGACAGTAATGCAGTCATCACACTCTACTCGCGCCTCTGGAATAACACTTTCACAAAG GAATATTCCGACTTGCACCATGTGGAGGTGATCGTGAAGGCCTCTCTGCACGTTGACACCACTACAAAGAACACAGTGCTGCAGAATGCTGAGACACAG GTGAGACTGACGGTGTTTCCAGAGAGGCGTGCAGCTCAGTATGCTGGAGTGCCGTGGTGGATCATCGTGCTGTCCATCCTGTTCGGGCTGCTGCTGTTGGCTCTTTTGGCTTTCCTTCTTTGGAAG TGTGGCTTTTTCAAGCATGCCAAGTATGAAGACAAGGTTCCCAGTTACAATGCAGTTCGGATCAGACGGGAGGAGAGAGTGAAAAGCCCTGGAAATGGAAACTGGGAAAACCTGGAAAAGAAGCCATGGATGACAACCTGGCATGACAATGAGCACTATTCTTAA
- the LOC133452601 gene encoding integrin alpha-6-like isoform X2 encodes MEGCITCGLWLLTFLLGCERLQAFNLDTDNVLRKSGEQGSLFGFSLAMHRQLEPEDKIMLLVGAPRAKALSGQKAKVTGGLFNCDMSSTSTDCSRVNFDNDEDLTRESKENQWMGVTVNSQGPGGKIVTCAHRYQRRTAVNTRTESRDIIGRCYVLSQDLTIDADSGEDGGSWHFCDSRPRGHEMFGSCQQGLSATFDKDYHYFIFGAPGAYNWKGIVRLEQKNNTLLEMGIYDDGPFEAGDENEKNPDLIPAPANSYLGFSLDSGTRLTKKGQLTVVAGAPRANHSGAVVLMKKGDEASNILLGEYTLEGEGLASSFGYDLAVLDLNGDGWEDIVVGAPQYFEKDGEIGGAVYVYVNKAGKWDKVKPTRIDGPQDSMFGLAVENLGDINQDGYHDFAVGAPYEGSGTGNVHIYHGSATGLSSKKASQVLSGQSLGSRLFGYSLAGNMDLDKNSYPDLAVGSLSDSVFVYKARPVMNIKKEIKFTPTQIDLTKKNCGNTFCLTVEACFTYTASSKNYASRLAVAFSLEADADNRKNGLLPRATFTDPSESDNNYESKGTINLDVQGKKKCVKRQLAIQENIRDKLRGIPIDVSVDIQDGTRKRRQSTPSKLSPVLNAYENRTTREEVHFVKEGCGKDNLCQSNLQVKYRYGRRTTDSDTFTPLKLEGGVPVVSLSDQKDIALEVTVNNRGGDDAHEAYVTVLLPSSLTYSAYRVAPNNLAVTCIANKDGSKADCELGNPFKRDSETTFYIILGTAGIALNTTELEIELQLITTSSQSDLPPVKAKAKVAIMLQLSLTGQAQPSQVYFSGHSKDEKSIKTESDIGSAITYKFRIINLGKRLTDFGTATLEIDWPKKMAEDGWLLYLMKINSTGVGQIECTPKNEMNPLKKEPVNTRMRRAVENTQEGKEGTISRLIENKKFKTLTCEDGASCVRIKCPLGGLDSNAVITLYSRLWNNTFTKEYSDLHHVEVIVKASLHVDTTTKNTVLQNAETQVRLTVFPERRAAQYAGVPWWIIVLSILFGLLLLALLAFLLWKCGFFKHAKYEDKVPSYNAVRIRREERVKSPGNGNWENLEKKPWMTTWHDNEHYS; translated from the exons ATGGAGGGCTGTATCACCTGTGGACTGTGGCTGCTCACCTTCCTGCTGGGCTGTGAGCGGCTGCAGGCTTTCAACCTGGACACCGACAATGTGCTGCGGAAGAGCGGGGAGCAGGGCAGCCTGTTCGGCTTCTCCCTGGCCATGCACCGGCAACTAGAGCCGGAGGACAAGATCAT gctGCTGGTTGGTGCGCCGCGAGCAAAAGCCTTAAGCGGTCAAAAAGCTAAAGTGACGGGAGGACTCTTCAACTGTGACATGAGCTCCACTTCCACTGACTGCTCAAGAGTCAACTTTGACAATGATG AGGATTTAACCAGAGAAAGCAAAGAAAATCAGTGGATGGGGGTGACGGTCAACAGCCAGGGGCCAGGAGGCAAGATTGTG ACGTGTGCCCATCGCTACCAGCGGCGCACCGCCGTAAACACGCGAACTGAATCCCGTGACATCATCGGCCGCTGCTACGTGCTGAGTCAGGACCTAACAATCGACGCGGACTCgggtgaggatggaggaagcTGGCATTTTTGTGACAGCCGGCCCAGAGGCCACGAGATGTTCGGATCCTGCCAGCAGGGCCTCTCTgctacatttgacaaggactaCCACTACTTCATCTTCGGGGCTCCCGGAGCTTACAACTGGAAAG GCATAGTACGCTTAGAACAAAAGAACAACACGCTCTTGGAGATGGGCATCTATGACGATGGGCCTTTCGAAGCAGGAGATGAGAACGAGAAGAACCCAGACCTGATCCCCGCTCCTGCCAACAGCTACCTCG GCTTCTCTCTGGACTCAGGGACGAGACTGACTAAGAAAGGTCAGTTGACGGTGGTGGCGGGAGCTCCCAGAGCGAACCATAGCGGAGCGGTGGTGCTGATGAAGAAAGGCGACGAGGCAAGTAACATCTTGCTGGGGGAGTACACCCTGGAAGGGGAAGGTCTGGCCTCGTCTTTCGGCTATGATCTGGCGGTGTTGGATCTCAACGGAGACGG ATGGGAGGACATTGTGGTGGGAGCACCTCAGTACTTTGAGAAAGACGGAGAAATTGGAGGAGCTGTGTACGTTTACGTCAACAAGGCTGGAAAGTGGGACAAAGTGAAACCCACCAGGATTGACGGTCCGCAGGACTCTATGTTTGGCCTGGCTGTGGAGAACCTAGGAGATATCAATCAGGATGGTTACCATG ATTTTGCAGTTGGAGCTCCTTATGAAGGCAGTGGGACAGGGAATGTCCACATTTACCATGGATCAGCGACAGGACTCAGCTCTAAAAAAGCTTCACAG GTGCTGTCGGGCCAGTCTTTAGGAAGCCGGCTGTTTGGTTACTCTTTGGCTGGCAACATGGACCTGGATAAGAACTCTTACCCAGACCTGGCTGTCGGATCTCTCTCAGACTCTGTATTTGTCTACAA GGCCCGACCGGTTATGAACATCAAGAAGGAAATCAAGTTCACTCCCACTCAGATTGACCTCACGAAGAAAAACTGTGGCAACACTTTCTG CTTGACAGTTGAAGCCTGTTTCACCTACACTGCCAGCTCCAAGAACTATGCTTCCAGACTGG CGGTGGCGTTTTCCCTTGAGGCCGACGCCGACAACAGGAAAAATGGTCTCTTACCCAGGGCAACTTTCACAGACCCTTCTGAGTCCGATAACAATTATGAGTCCAAGGGGACCATCAACTTGGATGTCCAAGGGAAAAAGAAGTGTGTTAAACGTCAACTTGCCATACAG GAAAATATTCGCGACAAGCTTCGTGGGATTCCCATTGATGTGAGCGTGGATATCCAGGATGGCACACGCAAACGTAGACAGAGCACGCCTTCTAAACTCTCACCTGTGCTGAATGCCTATGAAAACAGGACAACCCGAGAGGAG GTGCACTTTGTGAAAGAGGGTTGTGGAAAGGACAACTTGTGTCAGAGCAACCTCCAGGTGAAATATCGCTACGGCCGCAGGACAACCGACAGCGATACTTTTACTCCATTAAAACT GGAGGGTGGTGTGCCGGTGGTCTCGCTCAGCGATCAAAAGGACATCGCCTTGGAGGTCACAGTGAACAATCGAGGCGGAGATGATGCACACGAAGCCTATGTGACTGTCCTCTTACCAAGCTCCCTCACCTACTCAGCTTACCGCGTTGCACCGAAT AATCTCGCAGTAACCTGCATAGCCAATAAAGATGGCTCGAAGGCTGATTGTGAGCTTGGAAACCCTTTCAAACGTGACTCAGAG ACGACCTTTTACATTATTTTGGGCACAGCTGGCATCGCTCTCAACACCACTGAACTTGAGATTGAGCTTCAGTTAATCAC GACAAGCAGCCAGTCCGATCTACCTCCTGTCAAAGCAAAGGCTAAAGTGGCCATCATGTTGCAATTGTCTCTAACAGG ACAAGCCCAGCCGTCCCAGGTCTACTTTTCAGGGCACAGTAAAGATGAGAAGTCCATCAAGACGGAAAGTGACATCGGCAGCGCCATCACGTACAAGTTCAGA ATCATCAACCTGGGAAAACGCTTAACAGATTTTGGCACCGCCACCCTTGAAATAGACTGGCCCAAGAAGATGGCAGAGGATGGGTGGCTGCTCTACCTGATGAAGATCAACTCCACGGGAGTGGGGCAGATAGAGTGCACTcctaagaatgagatgaaccctCTTAAAAAG GAACCAGTGAACACCAGAATGAGGAGAGCGGTAGAAAACACCCAGGAAGGAAAAGAGGGCACTATTTCACGCTTAATTGAGaacaaaaaattcaaaactctG ACTTGTGAGGATGGGGCATCGTGTGTGAGGATAAAGTGCCCTCTGGGGGGCCTGGACAGTAATGCAGTCATCACACTCTACTCGCGCCTCTGGAATAACACTTTCACAAAG GAATATTCCGACTTGCACCATGTGGAGGTGATCGTGAAGGCCTCTCTGCACGTTGACACCACTACAAAGAACACAGTGCTGCAGAATGCTGAGACACAG GTGAGACTGACGGTGTTTCCAGAGAGGCGTGCAGCTCAGTATGCTGGAGTGCCGTGGTGGATCATCGTGCTGTCCATCCTGTTCGGGCTGCTGCTGTTGGCTCTTTTGGCTTTCCTTCTTTGGAAG TGTGGCTTTTTCAAGCATGCCAAGTATGAAGACAAGGTTCCCAGTTACAATGCAGTTCGGATCAGACGGGAGGAGAGAGTGAAAAGCCCTGGAAATGGAAACTGGGAAAACCTGGAAAAGAAGCCATGGATGACAACCTGGCATGACAATGAGCACTATTCTTAA
- the LOC133452601 gene encoding integrin alpha-6-like isoform X3 — MEGCITCGLWLLTFLLGCERLQAFNLDTDNVLRKSGEQGSLFGFSLAMHRQLEPEDKIMLLVGAPRAKALSGQKAKVTGGLFNCDMSSTSTDCSRVNFDNDEDLTRESKENQWMGVTVNSQGPGGKIVTCAHRYQRRTAVNTRTESRDIIGRCYVLSQDLTIDADSGEDGGSWHFCDSRPRGHEMFGSCQQGLSATFDKDYHYFIFGAPGAYNWKGIVRLEQKNNTLLEMGIYDDGPFEAGDENEKNPDLIPAPANSYLGKTFHLPCDTKDVCPGSASPPPMLPVILLSFLAGFSLDSGTRLTKKGQLTVVAGAPRANHSGAVVLMKKGDEASNILLGEYTLEGEGLASSFGYDLAVLDLNGDGWEDIVVGAPQYFEKDGEIGGAVYVYVNKAGKWDKVKPTRIDGPQDSMFGLAVENLGDINQDGYHDFAVGAPYEGSGTGNVHIYHGSATGLSSKKASQVLSGQSLGSRLFGYSLAGNMDLDKNSYPDLAVGSLSDSVFVYKARPVMNIKKEIKFTPTQIDLTKKNCGNTFCLTVEACFTYTASSKNYASRLAVAFSLEADADNRKNGLLPRATFTDPSESDNNYESKGTINLDVQGKKKCVKRQLAIQENIRDKLRGIPIDVSVDIQDGTRKRRQSTPSKLSPVLNAYENRTTREEVHFVKEGCGKDNLCQSNLQVKYRYGRRTTDSDTFTPLKLEGGVPVVSLSDQKDIALEVTVNNRGGDDAHEAYVTVLLPSSLTYSAYRVAPNNLAVTCIANKDGSKADCELGNPFKRDSETTFYIILGTAGIALNTTELEIELQLITTSSQSDLPPVKAKAKVAIMLQLSLTGQAQPSQVYFSGHSKDEKSIKTESDIGSAITYKFRIINLGKRLTDFGTATLEIDWPKKMAEDGWLLYLMKINSTGVGQIECTPKNEMNPLKKEPVNTRMRRAVENTQEGKEGTISRLIENKKFKTLTCEDGASCVRIKCPLGGLDSNAVITLYSRLWNNTFTKEYSDLHHVEVIVKASLHVDTTTKNTVLQNAETQVRLTVFPERRAAQYAGVPWWIIVLSILFGLLLLALLAFLLWKCGVFGKKKEDPSEKEKLTSNA; from the exons ATGGAGGGCTGTATCACCTGTGGACTGTGGCTGCTCACCTTCCTGCTGGGCTGTGAGCGGCTGCAGGCTTTCAACCTGGACACCGACAATGTGCTGCGGAAGAGCGGGGAGCAGGGCAGCCTGTTCGGCTTCTCCCTGGCCATGCACCGGCAACTAGAGCCGGAGGACAAGATCAT gctGCTGGTTGGTGCGCCGCGAGCAAAAGCCTTAAGCGGTCAAAAAGCTAAAGTGACGGGAGGACTCTTCAACTGTGACATGAGCTCCACTTCCACTGACTGCTCAAGAGTCAACTTTGACAATGATG AGGATTTAACCAGAGAAAGCAAAGAAAATCAGTGGATGGGGGTGACGGTCAACAGCCAGGGGCCAGGAGGCAAGATTGTG ACGTGTGCCCATCGCTACCAGCGGCGCACCGCCGTAAACACGCGAACTGAATCCCGTGACATCATCGGCCGCTGCTACGTGCTGAGTCAGGACCTAACAATCGACGCGGACTCgggtgaggatggaggaagcTGGCATTTTTGTGACAGCCGGCCCAGAGGCCACGAGATGTTCGGATCCTGCCAGCAGGGCCTCTCTgctacatttgacaaggactaCCACTACTTCATCTTCGGGGCTCCCGGAGCTTACAACTGGAAAG GCATAGTACGCTTAGAACAAAAGAACAACACGCTCTTGGAGATGGGCATCTATGACGATGGGCCTTTCGAAGCAGGAGATGAGAACGAGAAGAACCCAGACCTGATCCCCGCTCCTGCCAACAGCTACCTCGGTAAAACATTTCATCTTCCTTGTGACACCAAAgacgtgtgtcctggttctgctTCTCCTCCGCCGATGCTACCAGtgattcttctttcttttcttgcagGCTTCTCTCTGGACTCAGGGACGAGACTGACTAAGAAAGGTCAGTTGACGGTGGTGGCGGGAGCTCCCAGAGCGAACCATAGCGGAGCGGTGGTGCTGATGAAGAAAGGCGACGAGGCAAGTAACATCTTGCTGGGGGAGTACACCCTGGAAGGGGAAGGTCTGGCCTCGTCTTTCGGCTATGATCTGGCGGTGTTGGATCTCAACGGAGACGG ATGGGAGGACATTGTGGTGGGAGCACCTCAGTACTTTGAGAAAGACGGAGAAATTGGAGGAGCTGTGTACGTTTACGTCAACAAGGCTGGAAAGTGGGACAAAGTGAAACCCACCAGGATTGACGGTCCGCAGGACTCTATGTTTGGCCTGGCTGTGGAGAACCTAGGAGATATCAATCAGGATGGTTACCATG ATTTTGCAGTTGGAGCTCCTTATGAAGGCAGTGGGACAGGGAATGTCCACATTTACCATGGATCAGCGACAGGACTCAGCTCTAAAAAAGCTTCACAG GTGCTGTCGGGCCAGTCTTTAGGAAGCCGGCTGTTTGGTTACTCTTTGGCTGGCAACATGGACCTGGATAAGAACTCTTACCCAGACCTGGCTGTCGGATCTCTCTCAGACTCTGTATTTGTCTACAA GGCCCGACCGGTTATGAACATCAAGAAGGAAATCAAGTTCACTCCCACTCAGATTGACCTCACGAAGAAAAACTGTGGCAACACTTTCTG CTTGACAGTTGAAGCCTGTTTCACCTACACTGCCAGCTCCAAGAACTATGCTTCCAGACTGG CGGTGGCGTTTTCCCTTGAGGCCGACGCCGACAACAGGAAAAATGGTCTCTTACCCAGGGCAACTTTCACAGACCCTTCTGAGTCCGATAACAATTATGAGTCCAAGGGGACCATCAACTTGGATGTCCAAGGGAAAAAGAAGTGTGTTAAACGTCAACTTGCCATACAG GAAAATATTCGCGACAAGCTTCGTGGGATTCCCATTGATGTGAGCGTGGATATCCAGGATGGCACACGCAAACGTAGACAGAGCACGCCTTCTAAACTCTCACCTGTGCTGAATGCCTATGAAAACAGGACAACCCGAGAGGAG GTGCACTTTGTGAAAGAGGGTTGTGGAAAGGACAACTTGTGTCAGAGCAACCTCCAGGTGAAATATCGCTACGGCCGCAGGACAACCGACAGCGATACTTTTACTCCATTAAAACT GGAGGGTGGTGTGCCGGTGGTCTCGCTCAGCGATCAAAAGGACATCGCCTTGGAGGTCACAGTGAACAATCGAGGCGGAGATGATGCACACGAAGCCTATGTGACTGTCCTCTTACCAAGCTCCCTCACCTACTCAGCTTACCGCGTTGCACCGAAT AATCTCGCAGTAACCTGCATAGCCAATAAAGATGGCTCGAAGGCTGATTGTGAGCTTGGAAACCCTTTCAAACGTGACTCAGAG ACGACCTTTTACATTATTTTGGGCACAGCTGGCATCGCTCTCAACACCACTGAACTTGAGATTGAGCTTCAGTTAATCAC GACAAGCAGCCAGTCCGATCTACCTCCTGTCAAAGCAAAGGCTAAAGTGGCCATCATGTTGCAATTGTCTCTAACAGG ACAAGCCCAGCCGTCCCAGGTCTACTTTTCAGGGCACAGTAAAGATGAGAAGTCCATCAAGACGGAAAGTGACATCGGCAGCGCCATCACGTACAAGTTCAGA ATCATCAACCTGGGAAAACGCTTAACAGATTTTGGCACCGCCACCCTTGAAATAGACTGGCCCAAGAAGATGGCAGAGGATGGGTGGCTGCTCTACCTGATGAAGATCAACTCCACGGGAGTGGGGCAGATAGAGTGCACTcctaagaatgagatgaaccctCTTAAAAAG GAACCAGTGAACACCAGAATGAGGAGAGCGGTAGAAAACACCCAGGAAGGAAAAGAGGGCACTATTTCACGCTTAATTGAGaacaaaaaattcaaaactctG ACTTGTGAGGATGGGGCATCGTGTGTGAGGATAAAGTGCCCTCTGGGGGGCCTGGACAGTAATGCAGTCATCACACTCTACTCGCGCCTCTGGAATAACACTTTCACAAAG GAATATTCCGACTTGCACCATGTGGAGGTGATCGTGAAGGCCTCTCTGCACGTTGACACCACTACAAAGAACACAGTGCTGCAGAATGCTGAGACACAG GTGAGACTGACGGTGTTTCCAGAGAGGCGTGCAGCTCAGTATGCTGGAGTGCCGTGGTGGATCATCGTGCTGTCCATCCTGTTCGGGCTGCTGCTGTTGGCTCTTTTGGCTTTCCTTCTTTGGAAG TGTGGAGTCTTtgggaaaaagaaagaggacccatcagagaaagagaagcTGACATCAAATGCATAA